Proteins from a single region of Aureibacter tunicatorum:
- a CDS encoding valine--tRNA ligase: protein MSLSTKYSPQEVESKWYQHWLDQGFFHSEPNEKKSYTIVIPPPNVTGVLHMGHMLNNTIQDVLIRRARMQGFNACWVPGTDHASIATESKVVARLASQGIKKSDLTREEFLKHAFEWKDEHGGIILKQLKRLGASCDWDRTTFTMDPYYSSQVVNTFVDLYNKGKIYRGVRMVNWDPEAKTALSDEEVNHSEENSKLYHVRYQVEGEDEFVTIATTRPETILGDTAICINPNDERYTHLKGKKAIVPLVGRVIPIIFDEYVDMEFGTGCLKVTPAHDINDYELGIKHNLEVVEILDDAGRLSEAAQLYIGEDRFAVRKKIEKDLDAASNLVEVEDYKNKVGRSERTNAVIEPKISTQWFCKMKELAQPALENVMNDTIQFFPENAKNTYRHWMENIKDWCVSRQLWWGHRIPAFYYGTGNDDFVVANTVEEALELAKAKSGNADLQASDLRQDEDVLDTWFSSWLWPMSVFQTEEEVDYYYPTKTIVTGPDIMFFWVARMIMAGYEYKGEKPFDNVYFTGLIRDKQRRKMSKSLGNSPDALKLIDDYGADGVRSGLLLTSAAGNDLLFQDEEREGKTIYPQCEQGRNFANKIWNAFRLVKQWKVDSSLLSDKNATAVKWFDAKFNATLVEVNDHFDKYRISDALLSTYKLVWDDFCSWYLEMIKPGFEQPIDQATYDATIEFLERLMKLLHPFMPFISEEVWNNIKERSAEDCITISEWPEVKDIDQGVLTLGANAFDVISNVRNIRNQKQISPKEELSLSIKADKAGYELFEDVIVKLANLSSIAYVTEKVENAVSFLIKADECFVPLEGMIDVEKELANLEEELKYTKGFLISVTKKLSNERFVNNAPEKVVVMEKKKQADAEAKIKTLEEAIVALKG from the coding sequence ATGTCTCTATCTACTAAATATAGTCCGCAAGAGGTAGAAAGCAAGTGGTATCAGCATTGGTTGGATCAAGGCTTTTTTCATTCAGAACCAAATGAGAAAAAATCGTACACGATAGTCATTCCTCCTCCCAACGTCACAGGAGTCTTGCATATGGGACATATGTTGAACAATACGATTCAAGATGTTTTGATCCGTAGAGCTCGTATGCAGGGATTCAATGCGTGTTGGGTGCCGGGTACTGATCATGCTTCTATTGCTACAGAGTCAAAAGTAGTTGCTAGATTGGCTTCTCAAGGAATTAAAAAATCTGACCTGACAAGAGAAGAGTTTTTAAAGCATGCTTTCGAATGGAAAGATGAGCACGGTGGCATAATCCTTAAGCAGTTGAAAAGACTCGGAGCTTCATGTGATTGGGATCGTACTACTTTTACGATGGATCCGTATTACAGTTCGCAAGTAGTGAATACGTTTGTTGATCTTTACAATAAAGGCAAGATTTACAGAGGTGTGCGTATGGTTAACTGGGATCCGGAAGCAAAGACAGCCCTTTCTGATGAAGAAGTAAACCACTCTGAGGAAAATTCTAAACTTTATCATGTTCGTTATCAAGTCGAAGGTGAAGACGAGTTTGTGACTATAGCGACGACACGTCCAGAAACTATTTTAGGTGATACAGCTATTTGTATCAATCCAAATGATGAGCGTTATACTCATTTGAAAGGAAAGAAAGCGATTGTTCCTTTGGTAGGTCGTGTGATTCCGATCATCTTTGATGAGTATGTTGATATGGAGTTTGGTACAGGTTGTCTTAAAGTGACTCCTGCGCACGATATCAATGACTACGAATTGGGTATCAAGCATAACCTTGAAGTCGTTGAGATTTTGGATGATGCTGGTCGACTTAGTGAAGCAGCTCAGTTGTATATTGGAGAGGATAGATTTGCTGTAAGAAAGAAAATTGAGAAAGATCTTGATGCTGCAAGTAATCTTGTAGAAGTTGAAGATTATAAAAATAAAGTTGGTCGTTCGGAAAGAACAAATGCAGTGATCGAGCCTAAAATTTCCACGCAGTGGTTCTGTAAGATGAAAGAATTGGCTCAGCCGGCTCTTGAAAATGTGATGAACGATACTATCCAGTTCTTTCCTGAAAATGCGAAGAATACTTATCGTCACTGGATGGAAAACATCAAAGATTGGTGCGTCTCTCGTCAGTTATGGTGGGGACATAGGATTCCGGCTTTCTATTATGGAACAGGCAATGATGACTTTGTAGTTGCAAATACAGTTGAGGAAGCCCTGGAATTGGCTAAGGCAAAATCAGGAAATGCAGATCTTCAAGCTTCTGATTTGAGACAAGACGAAGATGTGCTTGATACTTGGTTTTCATCTTGGTTATGGCCGATGAGCGTATTCCAAACAGAAGAAGAAGTAGATTATTACTATCCTACTAAGACGATCGTTACTGGTCCGGATATTATGTTCTTCTGGGTAGCTCGTATGATTATGGCTGGTTATGAGTACAAAGGAGAAAAGCCTTTTGACAATGTTTATTTCACTGGATTGATCAGAGACAAGCAACGTCGCAAGATGTCCAAGTCTCTTGGCAATTCGCCTGATGCATTGAAGCTTATTGATGATTATGGCGCTGACGGGGTAAGATCAGGCTTGCTATTGACTTCAGCTGCAGGTAATGACTTGTTGTTTCAAGATGAAGAGAGAGAGGGCAAAACTATTTATCCGCAATGCGAACAAGGAAGAAACTTTGCCAATAAGATTTGGAATGCATTCCGTCTGGTTAAGCAATGGAAAGTTGACTCAAGTCTGTTAAGTGATAAGAACGCTACAGCTGTGAAGTGGTTTGATGCCAAATTCAACGCTACTTTGGTTGAAGTAAATGATCATTTTGATAAATATAGAATCTCAGACGCATTGTTGTCTACATATAAATTGGTATGGGATGATTTCTGCTCTTGGTATCTTGAGATGATAAAGCCAGGCTTTGAACAGCCAATCGATCAAGCGACCTATGACGCTACGATTGAGTTCTTGGAAAGATTGATGAAATTGCTTCACCCATTTATGCCGTTCATTTCTGAGGAAGTGTGGAATAATATCAAAGAAAGAAGCGCAGAAGATTGCATTACTATTTCCGAATGGCCTGAGGTTAAAGATATTGATCAGGGAGTTTTGACTCTTGGAGCCAATGCCTTTGATGTAATTTCTAACGTGAGAAATATCAGAAACCAAAAGCAAATTTCTCCAAAAGAAGAGCTTTCGCTTTCGATCAAGGCTGATAAAGCTGGTTATGAATTATTCGAAGATGTAATCGTGAAACTAGCCAATCTTTCTTCTATTGCCTATGTTACTGAGAAGGTTGAAAATGCTGTTTCTTTCTTGATCAAAGCAGATGAGTGTTTTGTTCCATTGGAAGGAATGATTGATGTTGAGAAGGAATTGGCAAACCTTGAAGAGGAGTTGAAATACACTAAAGGATTCTTGATATCTGTAACTAAGAAGTTGTCAAATGAGAGGTTTGTAAATAATGCTCCAGAGAAAGTGGTTGTCATGGAGAAGAAAAAACAAGCAGATGCTGAAGCTAAGATAAAGACTTTGGAAGAAGCTATTGTTGCTTTGAAGGGTTGA
- a CDS encoding gliding motility-associated C-terminal domain-containing protein, which translates to MLLTFSTPVFPQNNFDGFKCSGALYQIYGKGGGYSLAKLVVNQETNKVAIEDEFTLPSKYSKINSAAYNVKDGYIYFVARLKDSSGKEIPELILSRIKIDLSNNSFKTEDLGRIIASDNNNPWYYVGEIDFDGNYWLMSATEQKLKVLRLQQLLDDYKEQGKQLPFTEPLLIENMFNNIKIGANVSDFVMNPDDNKLYGWDRDKRRLAKINPYTTDPTNIVEFVGPVERFTGTGATYFVDGMFWGYTTDPNYNTQQTSIIIVDPETGVVVNADPNDISRGPATGQNDGCSCAYVFELSTSVSQTDFCLGAEHEFEIYFEITNKTKQDINNLELNYILPEGFVFTTNMMAMNADGEYELIPEVDGVINSGIQGSTEINSSNSSFNYKYDEDSDVYKMKVGVKVYDSYEKVGELVLGKRILDNTVPADEQKATAMIPLFSSKHGSGFNGYENAYSDSLKLNFYETPRFSDNDPLKLTRDGKVCGTEMTLDFPMSVLTVASTDLTAEEEHKVYVASILDADGLDASSKVEVEYLAQDAEAGVQQVKLSISDAANYGSYTISWVEDNGTCSDGFDSEIRFDESVLPQILTVDQLYCSSSMTESFEAATIDLTAAMTANGAYTQWEVAVDEGESYTSLDFSMSTIKGNLTQVRYLPSDPSSVVFDLKRTFRNGECVSESVLEDIVFDAPVYASIASPPGPEGICINEAGVEQLVTLSGVKPDHGTGVWSVESPAGAIDAEQQGDDYVINLGGTAPGQYTFVWTVANGSCEERASTEVIFHENVDIQLQMSPEICGDEILLDAQANADSYEWSKISGPSGWLEFEDINSASTNVKVSSFGEHVFKLSVDRGVCHNEQEVSVRFDRPVSVQLFSSKDLDGVICGDAVEVVVNEQLDNDGNPLSPNWDYTLSADFEVEATSSLKRVFDLSASSSQGVMAVGASYDNGVCFAEAVPVSFELAKAVSEIEPMDPPFECLPPSDLGTAESAVSFRAKGTAGFAGVWEIVTNVPSSDGQLSAEIVPGSVVHHPDGSSEVSVMANAYGEIQVKYVVEVNDKCQAEDQISFSFRQALSGLEMSVFAEEELEDGARVNEGTTLGFHSSAGGISDFRWNKDGLFVYQVNETTTAYQDAPSADAVYEVSAVNAFGCGASRSFNISVNKRPVLRNDHGEVLNTEVLVLDILSQDEDENEVELKVGLTLSDLTQNGVDLNPNTAAVETEYIETTSEGLELWRYELQADGKLKFTPNPEAGFVGPAVIRYTLTDKEGAQSFPAYVRVHVYGAPVAISDTVEVIGGREVVFDLVYPIDRAQDWDPDDDLLVSTIKLLSEPESGFVVDLDPSTGALIYQSIEFVDMPEREANDADQRKRVEFIYEICDSKNNCDTAKVVIYVLDDRISIPNVFTPNTKDGYNDTFVIKGVEYYETRRLQIFNRWGKLVYENERYDQSWDGRSNVGNEFEGNVLSKGTYFYVLDLDDQEQYKYSGWVYIAD; encoded by the coding sequence TTGCTATTAACCTTTTCTACTCCTGTATTTCCTCAAAATAATTTTGATGGTTTTAAGTGTAGTGGAGCTCTTTATCAAATCTATGGAAAAGGAGGTGGTTATAGTTTAGCAAAACTAGTTGTAAACCAAGAAACTAATAAAGTTGCAATTGAGGATGAATTTACTTTGCCAAGCAAATATTCAAAAATTAATTCTGCGGCTTATAATGTTAAAGATGGTTATATCTATTTTGTCGCTAGATTGAAAGATAGCTCAGGAAAAGAAATTCCAGAGTTAATATTAAGTCGAATAAAGATAGACCTTTCTAATAATTCATTCAAGACGGAGGATTTAGGTAGAATAATAGCTTCTGATAATAATAATCCCTGGTATTATGTCGGAGAGATTGATTTTGACGGGAATTATTGGTTGATGAGCGCAACAGAGCAAAAATTGAAAGTTCTACGATTGCAGCAGCTATTGGATGATTACAAGGAGCAAGGTAAGCAGTTGCCTTTTACAGAGCCATTATTGATTGAAAATATGTTCAATAATATAAAAATAGGGGCGAATGTAAGTGATTTTGTAATGAATCCTGATGATAATAAATTGTACGGCTGGGACAGGGATAAAAGAAGGTTAGCGAAAATTAACCCATATACAACTGATCCAACAAATATTGTTGAATTTGTAGGCCCGGTTGAACGATTTACAGGTACTGGGGCTACTTATTTTGTAGATGGAATGTTTTGGGGCTACACAACTGATCCAAATTATAATACTCAACAAACATCAATCATTATTGTAGATCCTGAAACAGGAGTTGTGGTAAATGCAGACCCTAATGATATATCAAGAGGTCCTGCTACAGGCCAAAACGACGGCTGTTCTTGCGCTTATGTTTTTGAGTTGTCCACTTCAGTTAGCCAGACGGATTTTTGCTTGGGAGCTGAGCATGAGTTTGAGATTTATTTTGAGATTACGAATAAGACTAAGCAGGATATTAATAATTTGGAGTTGAACTATATTTTGCCAGAAGGCTTTGTTTTCACCACGAATATGATGGCGATGAACGCTGATGGAGAGTATGAGTTGATCCCGGAAGTAGATGGAGTTATTAATAGTGGGATACAAGGTAGTACAGAAATAAACTCTAGCAATTCATCATTTAACTATAAATATGATGAAGATTCGGATGTTTATAAGATGAAGGTTGGCGTTAAGGTTTATGATAGTTATGAAAAAGTTGGTGAGCTTGTTTTAGGTAAAAGGATCTTGGACAACACGGTTCCAGCGGATGAGCAAAAAGCTACAGCCATGATCCCTTTGTTTTCAAGCAAGCATGGCAGCGGTTTTAATGGTTACGAGAATGCTTACTCGGACAGTTTAAAGCTTAATTTTTATGAAACGCCACGATTCTCTGATAATGATCCTTTGAAGCTAACCCGAGATGGAAAGGTCTGTGGTACGGAGATGACATTGGATTTTCCGATGAGTGTTTTGACGGTTGCGAGCACGGATTTGACCGCAGAAGAGGAGCATAAGGTTTATGTCGCGAGTATATTGGATGCAGATGGTCTTGACGCTTCGTCTAAGGTTGAAGTTGAGTACTTAGCGCAAGATGCTGAGGCAGGAGTTCAACAAGTGAAGTTGAGCATTTCTGATGCTGCGAACTATGGCAGCTATACTATCAGTTGGGTAGAGGACAACGGCACATGTTCGGATGGCTTTGATTCTGAGATTCGTTTTGACGAGTCAGTTTTGCCTCAGATCTTGACAGTGGATCAATTGTATTGCAGCAGCAGTATGACAGAATCGTTCGAAGCCGCCACTATTGATTTGACAGCAGCGATGACTGCTAACGGAGCTTATACTCAATGGGAAGTTGCTGTTGATGAAGGTGAGTCTTATACTTCATTGGATTTTAGCATGAGCACCATCAAAGGGAATCTGACGCAAGTGAGGTATTTGCCGTCTGATCCGTCGAGTGTTGTATTTGATTTGAAAAGAACCTTTCGCAATGGCGAATGCGTGAGCGAGTCTGTTTTGGAAGATATTGTTTTTGACGCGCCGGTGTATGCGAGCATCGCTTCGCCTCCAGGTCCAGAAGGTATTTGTATAAATGAGGCGGGTGTTGAGCAGTTGGTCACGCTTTCAGGCGTCAAGCCGGACCATGGGACAGGAGTTTGGTCTGTCGAAAGTCCTGCGGGAGCGATTGATGCTGAGCAGCAAGGCGACGATTATGTGATTAATTTGGGAGGCACAGCTCCCGGTCAATATACATTTGTTTGGACTGTTGCCAATGGTTCTTGCGAAGAGAGGGCTTCAACGGAGGTCATCTTCCATGAAAACGTTGATATACAGCTTCAAATGTCTCCTGAAATATGCGGAGATGAAATCTTGCTTGACGCTCAAGCGAATGCTGACAGTTATGAATGGAGCAAGATTTCCGGTCCTTCGGGCTGGTTGGAGTTTGAGGACATTAATTCAGCGAGCACGAATGTTAAAGTCTCGTCTTTCGGAGAGCATGTATTCAAGCTGAGCGTTGATCGTGGCGTTTGCCATAACGAGCAGGAGGTTTCGGTTCGTTTTGATCGTCCTGTTTCAGTTCAGTTGTTCTCCTCCAAGGATCTTGATGGCGTGATTTGCGGCGATGCTGTAGAGGTTGTTGTCAATGAGCAGTTGGACAATGACGGAAATCCATTGTCACCGAATTGGGACTACACGCTTTCGGCGGATTTTGAAGTTGAAGCGACAAGTTCTTTGAAGCGAGTATTTGATTTGAGCGCAAGTTCATCTCAAGGAGTTATGGCTGTTGGAGCTTCTTATGATAATGGCGTTTGTTTTGCGGAGGCAGTTCCGGTTAGTTTTGAATTGGCCAAAGCTGTTTCCGAGATTGAGCCAATGGATCCTCCTTTCGAATGCTTGCCGCCGAGTGATTTGGGTACTGCTGAGTCGGCTGTTTCTTTTAGGGCCAAGGGCACAGCAGGATTTGCCGGAGTTTGGGAAATTGTAACGAATGTTCCTTCATCTGATGGGCAGTTGAGCGCAGAAATAGTTCCGGGTAGTGTTGTGCATCATCCAGACGGCAGCAGTGAGGTGTCGGTGATGGCGAACGCGTATGGCGAAATTCAGGTGAAGTATGTTGTTGAGGTCAATGATAAATGTCAAGCGGAGGATCAGATATCATTTAGCTTCAGGCAGGCATTGTCAGGACTGGAGATGAGTGTCTTTGCCGAGGAGGAATTGGAAGACGGAGCTAGAGTCAATGAAGGGACTACTTTGGGCTTTCATTCATCAGCGGGAGGCATCAGTGATTTCAGGTGGAACAAGGACGGCTTGTTTGTTTACCAGGTTAATGAAACTACGACGGCTTATCAGGATGCGCCGTCTGCAGACGCGGTTTATGAGGTGTCGGCTGTGAATGCGTTTGGTTGTGGGGCTTCGAGGAGTTTTAATATCTCTGTAAACAAGCGCCCTGTGTTGCGCAATGATCATGGCGAGGTTTTGAATACGGAAGTGTTGGTGTTGGATATTTTGTCTCAGGATGAGGATGAGAATGAAGTAGAACTGAAGGTTGGCTTGACTTTGTCTGATTTGACGCAGAACGGCGTTGATTTGAATCCGAATACGGCGGCTGTTGAGACGGAGTATATTGAGACGACTAGCGAAGGTTTGGAGCTTTGGCGTTACGAGCTTCAAGCGGATGGTAAGTTGAAGTTCACGCCTAATCCTGAAGCTGGTTTTGTGGGCCCTGCAGTGATAAGATATACGCTTACGGACAAGGAAGGAGCTCAATCTTTTCCGGCTTATGTTCGCGTGCATGTGTACGGAGCTCCTGTAGCTATCTCTGATACCGTGGAAGTTATTGGCGGTCGCGAGGTCGTGTTTGATTTGGTTTATCCTATAGATAGAGCTCAGGATTGGGATCCTGACGATGATTTGTTGGTTTCAACGATCAAGTTGTTGTCGGAGCCAGAGTCTGGCTTTGTGGTTGATTTGGATCCATCGACGGGAGCGTTGATTTACCAATCGATAGAGTTTGTTGATATGCCTGAGCGAGAGGCGAATGATGCTGACCAGCGCAAGCGTGTGGAGTTTATCTATGAGATTTGCGACAGCAAGAACAATTGCGATACAGCTAAGGTGGTGATTTATGTTTTGGACGATAGGATTTCGATTCCCAATGTGTTCACACCAAATACGAAAGACGGCTATAACGATACATTTGTGATCAAGGGAGTTGAATACTACGAGACTCGCAGGTTGCAGATTTTCAATCGATGGGGCAAGCTGGTTTATGAGAATGAGCGTTATGACCAGTCATGGGATGGTCGCAGCAATGTAGGCAATGAGTTTGAAGGCAATGTTCTGAGCAAGGGGACTTATTTTTATGTGCTGGACTTGGATGATCAGGAGCAATACAAGTACTCGGGCTGGGTTTATATTGCGGATTAA